The sequence GCCGCCGACATGATCCGGACGGAGCAGACCATGCAGCATCCGTGGGATAGGGACTACCTGCCGCGCGAGGAGCTTGAACGGGAGCAGGTCGGGAAGCTGCGCCGCCTCGTGGCCTACGTGCGCGAGCGCGTGCCGTTCTACCGGGAGGCGTTCGAGCGCTCGGGCGCGACCGAGGCGGACGTGCAGACGCTCGGGGACGTCGCCGGGCTGCCGTTCACGGTCAAGGACGACCTGCGCGCGAACTACCCGTTCCGCCTCTTCGCGGTGCCGCAGGACGAGATCGTGCGCATTCACTGCTCGAGCGGAACCACGGGGCGCCCCATCGTCGCCGGCTACACCCGGCACGACCTGGACGTGTGGAGCGAGGTGATGGCGCGCACGCTCCACCAGGCCGGCGTCACCTCCGGCGACATCTGCCAGGTCGCCTGGGGCTACGGGCTGTTCACCGGCGGTCTGGGTGCCCACTACGGCGCCGAGCGCCTGGGGGCGACGGTCGTGCCCATCTCCGGCGGCAACACCGAGCGTCAGATCGCTCTGATGCAGGACTTCGGCACCACCGTCTGGATGGGCACTCCGAGCTACGCCACCTACCTGGCCGAAGTGGCCGAGCAGATGGGCGTCGACGTGCGCGCGCTGCCCCTGCGCGTGGCCGTGCTGGGCGCCGAGCCGTGGACCGACCGGATGCGCGCGGAGATCGAGGAGCGCATGGGCATCCGCGCCTACGACATCTACGGCCTGACGGAGGTCATCGGGCCGGGCGTCTCGGCGGAGTGCGAATGCCAGAGCGGCCTGCACATCTTCGAGGACCACTTTCTGCCGGAGTTGATCGACCCCGAGACGCTGCAGCCGGTCTCCGAGGGCAAGCCGGGCGAACTCGTGCTGACGACCATCAGCAAGACGGGGATGCCGCTGATCCGCTTCCGCACCCGCGACATCACACGCCTGCATTACGGGCGCTGCGAGTGCGGCCGCACGACGGTCCGCATGGAGCGCGTGCAGGGGCGCAGCGACGACATGCTGATCGTGCGCGGCGTCAATGTGTTCCCCTCGCAGATCGAGTCCATCCTGCTCGGTATCGAGGGCGTTCAGC is a genomic window of Candidatus Brocadiaceae bacterium containing:
- a CDS encoding phenylacetate--CoA ligase, with translation MQHPWDRDYLPREELEREQVGKLRRLVAYVRERVPFYREAFERSGATEADVQTLGDVAGLPFTVKDDLRANYPFRLFAVPQDEIVRIHCSSGTTGRPIVAGYTRHDLDVWSEVMARTLHQAGVTSGDICQVAWGYGLFTGGLGAHYGAERLGATVVPISGGNTERQIALMQDFGTTVWMGTPSYATYLAEVAEQMGVDVRALPLRVAVLGAEPWTDRMRAEIEERMGIRAYDIYGLTEVIGPGVSAECECQSGLHIFEDHFLPELIDPETLQPVSEGKPGELVLTTISKTGMPLIRFRTRDITRLHYGRCECGRTTVRMERVQGRSDDMLIVRGVNVFPSQIESILLGIEGVQPHYQIVVDRQGSMDDMEVQVEVEERFFSDRVRELEEFSRRVRARIESTLGLRVHVRLMEPGSIERSTGKAKRVVDRRRQQ